The sequence below is a genomic window from Frankiales bacterium.
GGGGGTCGGGCGGTCAGCGGCGGGTGACCGTCAGCGCGGGTGGACGGCGTCGGCCGCCTCGACCAGGTTGCGCCGGTGCCGCACGATCACCAGGGCGGCCAGCGCCGCCGCGAACGCGATGTCGGCGGGGCGGTCGTGGCGCACCAGCGACGCCGGCACGAGCATGAGCGCCCCCGCGACCGAGGACAGCCCCACCCGGCGGGTGACGAGGAACGTGACGCCGAAGGCGGCCAGCACCGGCAGCACCCACCACGGCTGGACGGCCAGCACCGCGCCCAGCGAGGTCGCCACTCCCTTGCCCCCGCGCCCGCGCAGCCAGGGCGAGGAGATGTGGCCCACCACCGCGGCCAGGCCGGCCACGAGCGCCGGCACGGGGTAGCCGAGGTGGTCGAGCAGCACCACCGGCAGGTAGCCCTTCGCGACGTCGAGGACGCCGACGAGCACGCCGACCGGCCAGCCGAAGGCCCGCCCGGCGTTGGTCGCGCCGGGGTTGCCCGAGCCCACGGTGCGCAGGTCCGTGCCGCGGGCGCGCGCGATGATCGCCGCGGGGTTCACCGAGCCGACGAGGTAGCCCACGAGCGCGCCGGCGACGCCGAGGCACACGCTCACCACGAGGTCGTGCAGCGGGATGTCCACGCCGAGCAGGCCCGCGCTCACGCGGGGTCCGGCGTCCCGGCGCGGGGATCCCCGGCGTCCTGCCCGCCGAGGTCGGCCCCCTCGTCACCCGGGTCCCCCGCCGCGCCGCCCGGCCGCGGGGACACCCCCACCGCGACCATGCCCGGGCCCACGTGCGCGCCCACCACGGCCCCCACCTCGGCCACGATCACCCGCGAGTCCGCCATGCGCGCCACCAGGTGCCCGGCGAGGGTCTCGGCCCGGGCGGCGGCGTCGAGGTGGTGCACGGCGACGTCGCAGGGCCGCCCGGCCGCCCGCTCGAGCACGAGCTCCTCGATGCGGGCCAGGGCGCGCGAGGTGGTGCGCACCTTCTCCAGCGGGGCGACCCGGCCGTCGACGAGCTCGAGGATCGGCTTCACCGCGAGCGCCTGGCCGAGCAGCGCCTGCGCGGCGCCGATTCGGCCGCCGCGGCGCAGGTAGTCGAGGGTGTCGACGTAGAACAGGGCGCTGCTCGCCGCCGCCCGGTCGCGGATCGCCGTGGCCACGGCGTCCGGGTCGGCCCCCGCCTCCGCGGCGCGCGCGCCGTCGAGCACGGCGAACCCCATGGCCATCGCCACCTGCCGGGTGTCCACGACCTCCACCGGCACCGGGGCGTCGCGCGCGGCCAGCACCGCGGAGTCGTAGGTGCCGGACATGTCCCCGGACAGGTGCGCCGACACCACCGCGGTGGCGCCGGCGGCGGCTGCCTCGGCGTAGGCCTCGGCGAACCGGTCGGGCGAGGGGCGCGACGTGGTGACGATCGTCCACTCGCGCAGCGCCGCGGCCACCTCTGCGGGCGTGATCTCCACGCCCTCGTCGTAGGGGTGACCGCCGACGACGACCTGCACCGGCACCACCCGGATGCCGTGCGAGGCCACGAGATCGGCCGGCAGGTACGCCGTCGAGTCCGTGACGATCGCGACGCGGTGCATGGCCGCGACCCTACTCAGCCGACCCGGCGACGCACCTCGCGCAGCGACGCCGGCTCACGCCGGGACGACGTTGACCAGCTTCGGCGCGCGCACCACCACGGTGCGGATCGCCGCGCCGTCGAG
It includes:
- the plsY gene encoding glycerol-3-phosphate 1-O-acyltransferase PlsY, yielding MVSVCLGVAGALVGYLVGSVNPAAIIARARGTDLRTVGSGNPGATNAGRAFGWPVGVLVGVLDVAKGYLPVVLLDHLGYPVPALVAGLAAVVGHISSPWLRGRGGKGVATSLGAVLAVQPWWVLPVLAAFGVTFLVTRRVGLSSVAGALMLVPASLVRHDRPADIAFAAALAALVIVRHRRNLVEAADAVHPR
- a CDS encoding DegV family EDD domain-containing protein — encoded protein: MHRVAIVTDSTAYLPADLVASHGIRVVPVQVVVGGHPYDEGVEITPAEVAAALREWTIVTTSRPSPDRFAEAYAEAAAAGATAVVSAHLSGDMSGTYDSAVLAARDAPVPVEVVDTRQVAMAMGFAVLDGARAAEAGADPDAVATAIRDRAAASSALFYVDTLDYLRRGGRIGAAQALLGQALAVKPILELVDGRVAPLEKVRTTSRALARIEELVLERAAGRPCDVAVHHLDAAARAETLAGHLVARMADSRVIVAEVGAVVGAHVGPGMVAVGVSPRPGGAAGDPGDEGADLGGQDAGDPRAGTPDPA